The following are encoded together in the Acidicapsa ligni genome:
- a CDS encoding GntP family permease — protein MQYLRLERFLSIQETALLLSHSNYLLLCTAGTIALLMLLILKARLHPALAILVSAVVLAVVSGMPLNRIPGSIATGVGNLLGHVLLVLGLGAVLGNLLASSGGASAVGEKLVNSFGPRGLPWAMLLMGMLVGLPVFFEVGLVLLMPIVVSVAQRSGRSRIVTGMPTLAGLSIVHGLVPPHPAAMLAVAQYHADVGKTILLGLLVGLPAGALAGPAYAWVYSRWIGGRALLSRGFPLPEKHVGVAEGFGLASEPELLEKAHRAGLVPASLLALLLPVFLIFLGSWADWLFAPLGRFAELNAVLHFVGDPPVALLCAVLVAVALLSWICNWTRDVALRLTGESFAPIAGVLLILATAGGLSRILADSGAAQATIELAQGVHLSPLLLAWMLAATVRLAIGSATVAMAVTTGILAPLAGGMGGVSPELLVLATGSGSLFCSHVNDPGFWMIKEFFGLELSETLATWSVLETVLSVGGLLGTLLVAGVMR, from the coding sequence ATGCAATACTTGCGGCTGGAACGATTCTTGAGCATTCAGGAGACGGCTTTGCTGCTTTCGCACTCGAACTATCTGCTGCTGTGCACGGCGGGCACGATTGCGCTGCTGATGCTGCTGATCCTGAAGGCGCGGCTGCATCCTGCGCTAGCGATCCTGGTTTCCGCAGTGGTGTTGGCCGTGGTTTCAGGAATGCCGTTGAACCGCATTCCCGGGTCGATTGCGACGGGTGTTGGCAACCTGCTTGGCCATGTTTTGCTGGTGCTCGGGTTGGGCGCGGTGCTGGGCAATCTACTGGCTAGTTCAGGCGGTGCGTCGGCGGTGGGTGAGAAGCTGGTGAACAGCTTTGGGCCTCGTGGCCTGCCCTGGGCGATGCTACTGATGGGCATGCTGGTGGGGCTGCCGGTTTTCTTCGAGGTTGGGCTGGTGCTACTGATGCCGATTGTGGTTTCGGTGGCGCAGCGCAGCGGGCGGTCACGGATTGTGACTGGAATGCCTACGCTGGCCGGGCTGTCGATTGTGCATGGGCTGGTGCCACCGCATCCTGCGGCGATGCTGGCGGTAGCGCAGTACCACGCGGATGTGGGCAAGACGATTCTGCTGGGCTTGCTTGTCGGGCTGCCTGCCGGAGCGCTGGCTGGACCAGCATATGCGTGGGTCTATAGCCGATGGATTGGCGGACGTGCACTGCTTTCGCGCGGATTTCCGTTGCCGGAAAAACATGTCGGAGTTGCCGAAGGTTTTGGCCTTGCTTCGGAGCCGGAGCTGCTTGAGAAAGCGCATCGGGCCGGGCTGGTTCCTGCTTCGCTGCTAGCGTTGTTGCTGCCCGTGTTCCTAATTTTTCTGGGTAGTTGGGCGGATTGGTTGTTTGCGCCGCTAGGGCGATTTGCAGAACTGAATGCGGTGTTGCATTTCGTCGGCGATCCACCCGTGGCGCTCCTCTGTGCGGTGCTGGTGGCTGTTGCGCTGTTGAGCTGGATCTGCAACTGGACGCGCGATGTGGCGTTGCGGTTGACGGGTGAGAGCTTTGCGCCAATTGCCGGGGTGTTGCTGATTCTTGCGACGGCAGGTGGGTTGAGCAGGATTCTGGCAGACTCCGGTGCGGCACAGGCGACGATTGAACTGGCGCAGGGAGTGCATCTTTCTCCGCTGCTGCTGGCGTGGATGCTGGCGGCTACGGTACGTCTCGCGATTGGTTCGGCCACGGTGGCGATGGCGGTGACAACGGGGATTCTGGCTCCACTTGCGGGTGGAATGGGTGGAGTTAGTCCGGAGTTATTAGTACTGGCGACGGGCTCGGGGTCGCTGTTTTGCTCGCATGTGAACGATCCGGGATTCTGGATGATCAAGGAGTTCTTTGGGCTGGAACTGAGCGAGACGCTGGCTACCTGGTCGGTGCTGGAGACGGTGCTTTCCGTAGGCGGACTGCTGGGAACGCTGCTGGTTGCCGGGGTAATGAGGTAG
- the rph gene encoding ribonuclease PH, which produces MSNPAISASHAPTQAPFFRPGGRTPNQLRPLTLTPNFVRTAEGSVLISVEHTRVLCNATIEQGVPGWMRNSGRGWVTAEYSMLPRSTVTRTARESERGKIGGRTHEIQRLIGRSLRSVVDMKALGERTVILDCDVIQADGGTRTAAITGACVALALAFNALVKAGSLPKSPLTQLVAATSVGIVAGTPLLDLCYEEDSQAEVDMNVVMTADGGLVETQATAEKGSYSRPQLNQLLDLAEGGLATIFAAQKEILG; this is translated from the coding sequence ATGTCTAACCCCGCCATATCGGCCTCACACGCACCTACGCAAGCACCGTTCTTCCGCCCCGGAGGCCGAACCCCAAACCAGCTACGCCCACTCACCCTGACCCCCAACTTCGTCCGCACCGCCGAGGGCTCGGTCCTCATCTCCGTCGAGCACACCCGCGTCCTCTGCAACGCCACCATCGAGCAGGGTGTCCCGGGCTGGATGCGCAACTCCGGCCGCGGCTGGGTCACCGCCGAGTACTCCATGCTGCCCCGCTCCACCGTCACCCGCACTGCCCGCGAAAGCGAACGCGGCAAGATCGGCGGACGCACCCACGAGATTCAGCGCCTCATCGGTCGCAGCCTGCGCTCTGTCGTAGACATGAAAGCCCTGGGCGAACGCACCGTCATCCTCGACTGCGACGTCATCCAGGCCGATGGAGGCACCCGCACAGCAGCCATCACGGGAGCCTGCGTTGCTCTCGCCCTCGCGTTCAATGCCCTGGTCAAAGCCGGTTCGTTACCCAAATCGCCGCTGACGCAACTGGTCGCCGCAACCTCGGTAGGCATCGTCGCCGGCACACCGCTGCTCGACCTTTGCTACGAAGAAGATTCACAAGCTGAAGTGGATATGAATGTAGTAATGACTGCGGACGGCGGCCTGGTTGAAACCCAGGCCACGGCAGAAAAAGGCAGCTACTCGCGCCCCCAACTCAACCAGCTTCTCGATCTGGCCGAGGGTGGTCTCGCCACAATTTTCGCCGCGCAGAAAGAGATTCTAGGTTGA
- a CDS encoding ATP-binding protein gives MEDRVGGVVTELSTESCIANSMTAFGSPESLSFSRVPIRSGGLAALAGQQNSIASLAHDARNMVAALELYCDLLDEDGVLAGSFRHYSDELRLVAAGSRRLLEKMTVVERMMKRGGEGDSGRAAGDGWESANLTTGMLRGDFWANSGNCDDSKGYDSSNVYNDSDGRVSAGATPIGKSGRMNRLPAFWAETPIENLAEALLANQNLLSAVAGPRVTVTASVSASVVGVKLPIEMTGEDLTRVLVNLVKNAAEAMPSGGHVQIALEFVGEGGVRAGAEKLRLTVSDTGPGIPAAALRTIFNAGYTSRYANTESQASDGLWPAQHRGLGLSIVRSIVLAAGGTISAANRVGGKRDIGENLLGAEITLEFPVKGKGSTEGGPVDHVVVQAGADIHPQ, from the coding sequence ATGGAAGATCGCGTGGGTGGGGTGGTGACGGAGTTATCTACGGAGTCATGTATTGCGAACAGTATGACAGCGTTTGGAAGTCCTGAGAGCTTGAGCTTTTCGAGGGTGCCGATTCGATCGGGAGGATTGGCGGCTCTCGCTGGGCAACAGAACAGCATCGCATCGCTGGCGCATGATGCACGCAACATGGTGGCCGCGCTGGAGCTTTATTGCGACTTGTTAGATGAGGATGGAGTGCTGGCGGGATCGTTTCGTCATTATTCGGATGAGCTTCGCCTGGTGGCTGCGGGTAGCCGCCGCCTGCTGGAGAAGATGACCGTTGTCGAGCGGATGATGAAACGCGGCGGGGAAGGGGATTCGGGGCGAGCGGCTGGGGATGGCTGGGAATCTGCGAATTTAACGACAGGTATGTTGCGGGGAGATTTTTGGGCTAATTCCGGTAATTGCGATGACTCTAAGGGTTACGACAGTTCTAATGTTTACAACGATTCGGACGGGCGCGTTTCAGCGGGTGCCACGCCAATAGGGAAGTCGGGACGGATGAATCGATTACCAGCATTCTGGGCGGAGACACCGATAGAGAATCTGGCTGAAGCGCTGCTCGCCAACCAGAACTTGTTGTCGGCGGTGGCCGGGCCGCGGGTGACGGTGACAGCGTCTGTATCGGCATCCGTCGTGGGAGTGAAACTGCCGATTGAGATGACGGGAGAGGACCTGACGAGGGTACTGGTCAACCTGGTGAAAAATGCTGCTGAGGCGATGCCTTCGGGTGGGCACGTTCAGATAGCGCTGGAATTCGTGGGTGAGGGCGGGGTTCGCGCCGGTGCGGAAAAGCTGCGGCTCACGGTCAGCGATACCGGGCCGGGTATTCCAGCGGCGGCGCTACGCACGATCTTCAATGCCGGATATACATCTCGCTATGCGAACACCGAATCTCAAGCCTCAGACGGTCTATGGCCGGCGCAACATCGTGGGTTGGGACTCTCGATTGTGCGCTCGATTGTGCTCGCGGCCGGAGGGACGATCAGTGCGGCAAATCGGGTTGGAGGGAAACGGGATATTGGGGAAAATTTATTGGGAGCGGAG